In Helicoverpa zea isolate HzStark_Cry1AcR chromosome 3, ilHelZeax1.1, whole genome shotgun sequence, the following proteins share a genomic window:
- the LOC124646033 gene encoding transcription initiation factor IIB yields MASTSRIEANKVVCYAHPDAPLIEDYRAGDMICSECGLVVGDRVIDVGSEWRTFSNEKSGVDPSRVGGPENPLLSGGDLSTIIGPGRGDASFDSFGVSKYQNRRNISSTDRALINAFREISTMADRINLPKTIVDRANNLFKQVHDGKNLKGRANDAIASACLYIACRQEGVPRTFKEICAVSKISKKEIGRCFKLILKALETSVELITTADFMSRFCSNLGLPNSVQRAATHIARKAGELDIVSGRSPISVAAAAIYMASQASEDKRSQKEIGDIAGVADVTIRQAYKLMYPFAAKLFPEDFKFSTPIEFLPQM; encoded by the exons ATGGCGAGCACGTCGAG GATTGAGGCGAATAAGGTGGTGTGCTATGCGCACCCAGATGCACCGCTCATCGAGGATTACAGGGCCGGGGACATGATATGCTCGGAATGCGGGCTGGTAGTCGGCGACAG AGTCATAGATGTGGGTTCAGAATGGCGTACATTCAGCAACGAGAAGTCCGGCGTAGACCCATCTCGTGTTGGTGGACCGGAAAATCCTCTCCTCTCCGGCGGAGACTTATCCACCATCATCGGACCAGGTCGAGGGGATGCCTCGTTTGACAGTTTCGGAGTATCAAAGTACCAGAACAGGAGAAACATTAGCAGCACAGACAGGGCACTGATTAATGCATTCAGGGAAATCAGTACTATGGCAGACAGGATTAATTTACCGAAAACTATTGTGGACAGAGCCAACAATCTCTTTAAACAG GTGCACGATGGTAAAAACTTGAAGGGCCGAGCGAATGACGCGATAGCCTCTGCTTGCCTCTACATTGCGTGCCGTCAAGAAGGGGTACCACGTACCTTCAAAGAAATCTGTGCCGTCAGCAAAATCAGTAAGAAGGAGATTGGCAGGTGCTTCAAACTCATCCTCAAGGCTCTGGAAACTTCTGTGGAGCTCATCACTACAGCAGACTTCATGTCTCGTTTCTGCTCAAACTTGGGACTGCCCAACTCGGTACAGAGGGCTGCTACACATATTGCAAGAAAAGCGGGAGAGCTGGATATTGTGTCTGGACGCAGTCCCATTTCGGTGGCTGCTGCTGCTATTTACATGGCTTCACAG GCATCAGAAGACAAACGCAGCCAGAAAGAAATTGGTGACATCGCCGGCGTTGCTGATGTCACAATCCGTCAAGCTTACAAGCTGATGTACCCATTCGCAGCCAAGTTGTTCCCCGAGGACTTCAAGTTCTCAACACCCATAGAATTCCTCCCACAAATGTAA